The following proteins are co-located in the Xyrauchen texanus isolate HMW12.3.18 chromosome 43, RBS_HiC_50CHRs, whole genome shotgun sequence genome:
- the LOC127636186 gene encoding ATP-dependent RNA helicase DHX29-like, whose amino-acid sequence MGGKKKKSAAAPTCVQPVNASNGASESSNKKQQQRPNHEKSTSKESKPRGPKTYSLNTNAQADTVTDKSILKVFIQPELEKKVIKLINDYRQEHGDKGPISGRLTTKKLLDLYTALQTFQFNTEHIEEAMKSSVLYGGDLHSALDWLCLNLRDDELPEGFSQKMQEEKQKTRPKFKPHTEERIQSEAKNEAPIEDVKPKEKTPVKDDSASMKEWILRYAEQSDDQSSEEDEENGMSVANPELEEKFDPNDRYLVLTAQLYDTKEKAAQFKAKKDKSGQRTAQDRIRVIQQEMKSLECHPVFNSAIKVNDAPKEEKKPVTLTDGKEELNFTLFEQADTPPAEKTDKKKKEPKDIRNFDYTSRSWTGKSPKQFLIDWCRKNLPKSPPPSFEKVAVGRYWKCRVRIQRPTDVLQVCPTILTEDGMQSQHLGATLALYNLIKGQSVHQLLPPTYRDVWLEWRDSQHKEEEETRSAINKPRDQFIARLLARLKQQQAHQPQAELQKDLQDVGDEPEDSWENLDMQEDFKPQCEGGLAMEEASRKLFLKLRNSAMACRLLVERKQLPVFQHRERVLEALRRHRVVVVAGETGSGKSTQIPQFILEELLAGGEAAQPCNVVVTQPRRISAMSLASRVSQELGSDDRPGGKNSLCGYQIRMENRSGDSTRLLYCTTGVLLRKLQQDRLLTTLTHIIVDEVHERSVQSDFLLTILKDVVHKRSDLRLILMSATVDCEKFANYFNRCPVVTIPGRTFPVEVFHLEDIVEETGYVLEQDSEYSQRFMEEEEEININITQKGGKTVQHQEVIVKDSGSGWNLGPELDHFSSRTQHALQYMNPNKINMDLILDLLSYLDKSPQFCDVDGAVLVFLPGLAHIQQLYDLLTTDKRFNTKDRYKLVALHSTLSSQDQSSAFTVPPVGVRKIVLSTNIAETGVTIPDVVFVIDTGKTKENRYHESSQMSSLVETFVSKASALQRQGRAGRVREGFCFRLYPKFRFNSFMDYSIPEILRVPLEELCLHIMKCEYGSPEDFLCRALDPPQQQAVCNAVSLLRKIGACQQDSHTLTPLGHHLATLPVNVKIGKMLIFGAIFGCLEPIATIAAAISEKSPFATPMNRKEEANLAKSALAVANSDHTTIYNAYVGWKSARNEGTRAEMNYCRRHFLNRTALITIEDVKQELIRMVEQAGFIASKSGRTPRTLPSSEPKALGSLSKQDISVLNAVLTAGLYDSVGRILCAASLDIQERVVCMVETAQGKAHVHPSSVNRFLQTYGWLLFQEKVKYSKVYLRDTTLISPLSMLLFGGDIDVQHRERLISLDGWIYFQAPVRIGVIFKHLRKLIDSLLERKLANPKMNLEDEKTIHIITELIKSENML is encoded by the exons ATGGGTGGAAAGAAAAAGAAGTCGGCAGCAGCGCCCACGTGTGTGCAGCCTGTGAATGCATCCAATGGAGCATCTGAATcttcaaacaaaaaacaacagcaaagaccAAATCATGAGAAATCAACCTCGAAAGAAAGCAAGCCAAGAG GTCCTAAAACTTATAGTCTCAACACTAACGCACAGGCTGACACGGTGACTGACAAATCAATTTTAAAG GTTTTCATTCAGCCAGAACTGGAAAAGAAGGTGATCAAGTTGATCAATGATTACAGACAAGAGCATGGTGACAAAGGGCCAATATCTGGGAGACTCACCACTAAAAAGTTGCTG GATTTGTATACTGCCCTGCAGACGTTCCAGTTTAACACCGAACACATCGAGGAAGCTATGAAGAGCAGTGTGCTGTATGGAGGGGATCTGCACTCGGCACTCGACTGGCTCTGTCTGAATCTCAGAGATG ATGAGCTACCAGAGGGATTTAGCCAAAAGATGCAAGAGGAGAAGCAGAAGACTCGACCCAAGTTCAAGCCTCATACAGAAGAGAGAATACAGTCAGAGGCCAAGAATGAGGCACCCATAGAGGACGTGAAACCAAAAGAAAAG ACTCCTGTAAAAGATGACAGTGCCAGTATGAAGGAGTGGATACTGCGTTACGCTGAACAATCTGATGATCAGAGCAGTGAAGAAGATGAAGAGAATGGCATGAGTGTAGCTAACCCAGAGCTGGAGGAGAAGTTTGATCCT AATGACAGGTATCTGGTGCTGACTGCTCAGCTTTATGacacaaaggagaaggcagcacAATTTAAAGCCAAGAAAGATAAATCAGGACAGAGAACAGCACAAGACCGTATCAGAGTCATACAGCAAG aAATGAAGTCTTTGGAGTGTCATCCGGTGTTTAATTCAGCTATTAAAGTTAATGATGCtcctaaagaagaaaaaaagccagTGACACTTACTGATGGAAAGGAGGAACTCAACTTCACCCTCTTTGAGCAGGCAGACACACCACCAGCAGAGAAAA CGGATAAAAAGAAGAAAGAGCCCAAAGACATCCGTAACTTTGACTACACGTCACGGAGCTGGACTGGCAAGTCACCCAAACAGTTTCTCATTGACTGGTGCAGGAAGAATCTTCCAAAGAGCCCTCCGCCATCATTTGAAAAAGTTGCAGTCGGGAGATATTGGAAATGCAG AGTTCGTATTCAGAGGCCTACTGACGTGCTGCAGGTGTGTCCCACTATCCTGACTGAAGATGGGATGCAGTCCCAGCATTTAGGAGCCACACTAGCCCTGTATAACCTAATCAAAGGACAG TCTGTGCATCAGCTGCTCCCACCCACCTACCGTGATGTTTGGCTTGAGTGGCGAGACAGCCAACATAAAGAGGAGGAGGAAACCCGATCTGCCATTAACAAACCACGCGATCAGTTCATCGCACGTCTGCTCGCTCGGCTCAAACAGCAGCAGGCCCACCAACCACAAGCTGAGCTGCAGAAAGATCTCCAGGATGTTGGAGATGAGCCTGAAGACTCCTGGGAGAACCTGGACATGCAGGAGGACTTCAAGCCCCAGTGTGAAGGAGGTCTCGCGATGGAGGAAGCGTCCCGGAAGCTGTTCCTCAAACTGCGGAACTCGGCTATGGCTTGCAGGCTGCTGGTCGAGAGAAAGCAGCTACCTGTGTTCCAGCATCGAGAGCGTGTGCTGGAGGCTCTACGGCGCCACCGTGTGGTTGTGGTTGCTGGGGAGACAGGAAGTGGAAAGAGCACCCAGATTCCTCAGTTTATCCTGGAAGAGCTCTTAGCGGGAGGGGAGGCCGCTCAGCCCTGCAATGTGGTGGTGACGCAACCCCGAAGGATTTCGGCCATGAGTCTGGCGAGCAGGGTGTCACAGGAGCTGGGTAGTGATGACAGACCGGGAGGCAAG AATTCACTGTGTGGATATCAAATCCGAATGGAGAACCGGTCTGGGGATTCAACACGACTGCTGTACTGCACCACTGGAGTTCTGCTGCGGAAACTACAACAGGACAGACTCcttacaacactcacacacataatcgtGGATGAG GTTCACGAACGCAGCGTACAGTCAGATTTCCTCCTCACCATACTAAAGGATGTGGTTCACAAACGCTCAGACTTGCGTCTGATCTTAATGAGTGCTACAGTTGACTGTGAAAAATTTGCCAACTACTTCAACCGCTGCCCAGTGGTCACCATACCAGGCAGAACTTTCCCTGTGGAG GTGTTTCATCTGGAAGATATTGTGGAGGAGACCGGGTATGTTCTGGAGCAGGACTCAGAGTACAGTCAGAGGTTcatggaggaggaagaggaaatcAATATCAACATCACACAGAAAGGAGGAAAGACTGTTCAGCACCAG GAGGTTATTGTAAAGGACTCCGGGTCAGGCTGGAATCTGGGACCTGAGCTGGATCACTTCAGCAGCCGCACACAACATGCCCTTCAGTACATGAACCCCAATAAGATTAATATGGATCTGATCTTAGACCTGCTGTCCTACCTGG ATAAGTCGCCACAGTTTTGTGATGTGGATGGTGCAGTTCTAGTGTTTCTCCCAGGACTGGCTCATATTCAACAACTGTATGATCTGCTGACCACTGATAAGAGATTCAACACAAAGGACAG ATACAAGCTGGTAGCCCTGCACTCCACACTGTCATCCCAAGACCAATCTTCTGCATTTACAGTGCCCCCTGTTGGAGTGAGGAAG atTGTGCTGTCCACAAATATTGCTGAGACCGGAGTCACTATTCCTGACGTGGTCTTTGTCATTGACACAGGAAAAACAAAAGAGAATCG ATATCATGAGAGCAGTCAGATGAGTTCTCTGGTGGAGACGTTTGTGAGTAAAGCCAGTGCCCTCCAGAGGCAGGGCAGAGCGGGACGTGTACGAGAGGGGTTCTGTTTCCGCCTGTATCCCAAATTCAG GTTTAATAGTTTCATGGACTACTCTATCCCTGAGATTCTGAGAGTGCCTTTGGAAGAGCTTTGCCTTCATATTAT GAAGTGTGAATACGGCTCTCCAGAAGACTTCCTTTGTCGAGCTCTGGATCCCCCTCAGCAGCAGGCCGTGTGTAACGCTGTCAGTCTGCTGAGGAAGATCGGTGCATGTCAGCAAGATAGCCATACCCTGACACCTCTCGGACATCATTTGGCCACCCTTCCAGTCAACGTGAAGATCGGCAAGATGCTCATCTTTGGCGCCATCTTTGGCTGCCTGGAACCCATT GCCACCATTGCAGCAGCCATATCTGAGAAGTCGCCGTTTGCTACTCCTATGAACAGAAAAGAAGAGGCCAACCTGGCGAAATCTGCTCTAGCAGTCGCAAACTCAGATCACACGACCATCTACAATGCTTACGTTGG GTGGAAGAGTGCACGGAATGAGGGAACTCGAGCTGAGATGAACTACTGCAGGAGACACTTCCTGAATCGCACAGCCCTTATTACTATTGAG GATGTGAAGCAGGAACTCATCAGGATGGTGGAGCAGGCGGGTTTCATTGCCTCAAAGTCTGGCCGAACTCCCCGCACTTTGCCCAGCTCTGAACCTAAAGCCCTTGGCTCGCTCTCCAAGCAGGACATCTCTGTTCTCAATGCTGTGTTGACTGCAGGTCTTTACGACAGCGTGGGTCGTATCCTCTGCGCGGCCTCTCTGGACATTCAGGAACGGGTGGTGTGTATGGTTGAGACGGCTCAGGGGAAGGCCCATGTTCACCCCTCCTCAGTCAACCGCTTCCTACAGACCTACGGTTGGCTGCTCTTCCAGGAAAAG GTGAAATACTCTAAAGTGTATCTTAGAGACACTACATTAATCTCCCCTTTATCTATGCTGCTGTTTGGAGGAGACATTGACGTGCAACACCGGGAGAGACTCATCTCTCTGGATGGATGGATCTACTTCCAG GCTCCAGTCAGAATCGGTGTGATCTTCAAACACCTCCGTAAGCTGATCGACTCCCTATTGGAGAGGAAATTGGCCAACCCCAAGATGAATTTGGAAG